aacaCGCAAAAAGCATACGTTTGTTGCGTGCTTAGTTTCactttaccaggtattgcaaactaAGCGGTAACGGAGAATGTATGTAATGCATTTGAGTATGGCTTTATGCATACGACAGAGAATAACGAAGTTGTACTCCgatgcgttttatgcctaaacaatcagAGCAATGATGCTATGAAACTGACACTCTTacagcgccatcttaatataaaACAACTAGCGCATTACAAAAGCagattttcaaagaaaaaaaagggggggggggggggagcgaagtttgtaaattttttcaaaggggggctcGACTCAAGAATCACTGCTATAGAACATGGGTCgacaacctacggcccgcgagGTAAAATCATCCGACCCGCGACGCCCCACTGACATAAAGCGACAAGACCGCGGTGTTGACGAATGATTAATTTTATAATCCACGCTCGAGGAGTTGATTATATTCTATAAGTAACAGAATTTAATGTGTAAATTAGATCataacctaacaatttagtaaacagctacaatttaattataattagacaaatgtcaacacgcagaaaagttgtgTGCATAAGATTCAATGGCGCAGACACTATTCGAATAGAGCTTCATGAGatgcaatgaagaaataaaatctATGTTCTATTCGAGAGATAAGGAAGTCGAATTTAAGTCGAAGATAAGGATAACGAATTTGACAAACCATCCAAAATACCAAGTATATATGCGTTCGAACATTACAAAGAATAATCTGAGAACTTTGATTAGTAATGCAGATTTAGAAAATGTTCGAATCTTGGCTTCATCCAGTGTGCCGCCTGATGTCGAAAAAACTATTAAGCGTGATGCATCAATTAAGTGTCACATTgaatgtcatttgtaattttttttttgagacgACTGAGTCGACTTCTTTCATTCTTCGCGCTCTGttcaaaatctgaaatttcaacttttgatctgtgtgaaaaaattgtgattcatcGGCAATCCGTTcaatttttaactttctaaaaatatgtgctgCCCGCCAAGATTTGCAACCCTCAATTTTGGTATCAGACAAAGATACTGGTTGAATGCAATATGCTCGATTTTATATAATACTCAATTCTATTCTTCCCTgataacaaaatactttttattttcCGCATCCCCCCCACCCCCCAAAATTCACAATCATATATATTGGTACAAGTCCCCTAACCCCGAGTCAAGTCACGCGCCATGCGCGTCCCAACAAATTTAGAATCGAGACCATCCAGAGTTTAGTTACTGCGCTCTCGAGGCTAGTCCAGTATCGAGTTACAAGTCAAGACCAAGAAAGAGTATATTTCATAAGCTATCGAGAAAAAACATATGATGGAATGTCACGGAGACGTTTTTTAAAGGTGGTACGCCAAATGATTAAACaccaatataaatataaagtgaTAAGAATTTAATGATCAATACATCCTAAaatcaatttaacaattttatttatctcCCAATAAATAATAGGTCAACATATATTCATATATGCAATCTTTTAAATCCTTCTCTCGCAGATGGTTTTTCAGGCTATGTCACAATTATCGAATGAGGTGAAACATGTGAGCAATTTTTCAAAGACTGACTCTGATGAATCTATAACATATATAGTGATAAATGAATGAATGTGATGtcaccgtatattgctaatttgtagattggctctgacttgcaagtcacccgttcaccctccagcttcaacgcccacgtgaatgaagatgcgttaaaaatctctatatgtttttattcgtaaatttccacaacacacagaatacaaatcttaaaacatttatccaaACTAGCTTaaaatggtttacatcgtctttatcgaaagatatcggactCCTATTTATACGTCGATCATACATCTAATTAAATaatgtaaacgtgagctcgtgattcacgttataaacagaaactcctattatctcaataagggtaattatgtacatcgtacggatgggaacttagatataaatatttcaatcagtgacaaaggtcttgagaatataaattttaatttgataatgactgggtggaacatgttatgttcttaaaactggtgtaatttgattcctacgaaagtctttgttcgaattaactttgttttattgatttcaacatgaaatggggtacatttgggggttagttgctataagtgaacacgtaccacttctttttggtaataccttccatcttatattctgcatgttttaaaccttgtccaaggttttgtttactctcctgatttcatcAACCGTTTTATCGCCTttctgctgattatggagtcgaaataaacttatcttatccTAAACCGTTTGATCGCCTCTCCCcttcctcgggataaatatgtaggCTAAATTACATGTTATCCTTGTACATTGtatttcgattttctttatATTCCGAAGACTAGCTTAAAATACCTTCTGGCCCAAAGTCACGTCTTTCTATTAGTAGAGTCTTTTCGTTTATAGGACTTTAGCTTTTGAAAATGGTGAAACGATTCTCGCCAACGAAAACGGCATAGCATGAGAAACTTGATGGACTGTGGcgcattaaatattaaaaaaagaacTTCTTTTAAATTCGCCTTATTCCAAGATTTTGCTACAAGCTACCAAACTTTTTTCTGCGtaaaacggcgcccatggcaaagtttaaaAACGGCGCCTGCCATACATCCTTCAGGTGAAAATACTCTTCAGAAAGTCTTGTCTATTTAAATAACAAGCTTTTATCAAGCACAAAGTTGAAAAATTTGCAAGCTGAAAACTGCAGTTATTGCACAGATCACAGAGGAATAAAAAGAGCATAAACTAACACAAAAAGGCATTCATGGTGAAAATACGAGCAAAAAGCACTAATGAAGTGTTAACGTTTTGTACGAAGAAAGTTTTGAGCAATGAAACTAACTAgcttaaatctataaaagtgctGATGAATAGGCAATCGTTTAAGTTATAAggattgttatatatatatatataatgcgaATCACAATTTCACTAAATTCTTAAGCTAATTTTTGTATACTAGGTATCATATCACTGAATACACATACAGTGGCCTGCCTAATGGCTGAAGCATTTTACTTAATTAGATTCACTATAAAGGCATCACAAGTCCAAATCAAGTATTCAATTCCCATGAACACTGCCTCACTAAGGGCGTAATAAATAGAGTATGTAATGGCAAAGCCAAGACTCCGGTTTCAAACTATTATAGCTCCTCACCTACCGGCGTCTGCCTGTGCAGAGGATTGCTCAGTGCAGAAGACATAAAATTCCCTTTTGTAACATCCAAGTCATAGGCACAGGTTAATAATTCTGCTCAAACCCTTTCATTCTATTActaaatttgttcaaaaaatcaaaagtttGCAATGCTGattaattttaaatgaaataaataatcaatctgaacaaaattcaaacgagaatatcggtcggagaccgaagacttattgatcgaaactgcggttttgattcatgactccatagtgacactcaATAAATAATCAATCTGAACAAAATTCAAACGAGAacatcggtcggagaccgaagacttattgatcgaaactgcggttttgattcatgactccatagtgacactgcgtgtcccatcactaatcaatcAATAACAAAGTGAGAtaattgctggacttctcatTGCCATAGAATGGTTCCTGTACAGCAGGACGGTTACAGTGGATTCTTCTCCCACACAAATACCTGCTCAACAATTCTAATATTCAACAAGGGTTGATAACCGGACAGAAGGCCATGGTTTGTTGTATAaataagctgtcttatcagctttcctgtccccaatataaatatgaaaacccgATCTCAACTCTGCTCGGGTGGCAAAGTAGCTGGCTTAGCTGTCAAGCTTAATTCTTCTTGTTtctgtttttcttttatttctttttgtttcAAATCTTCTTTCTGTTTTATTTGATCAAGTTTGAGGGatctttgttttaattttgCACTTTTTTCTGAAAGTTTTACCATTTCTTTCCGAATCTTTAGCAATTTGGAATGGTAATGCTTTACCTCAGTCATGTATGTTGAAACCTCATTATGCGCGTTCCACTCTtcaactttttcattttctttttgcaAACTTTCGATCATCACATTTTGGTTTTTAGTAACTTCTTCAATCTTGTTCTTTATATTCCTGATTTTTGGCAAAATTTGATTCATAAATCCATCAGAAAGCAGTTCGTGTGAAGATGGgatttcttcaacatttttcaaatctttcccACTTCCACTAGATGGCGACTCATAGCCATCACAATTTTCATCTTGTGAAGTTAAATCCATTTTGTGTAACTGTCTCGCAAATTATTTAGGTTACTCCGCAACCAACATGGATTGTTTTATACCATTAACCTGCAAAATATAAAGACTGGATTGATCACAAATAGGCTATTATAGTTGTATTATTCATTAATGCTATGCAtagtaaaaaaataattgtgtACTAATATATATCTTGATTCAATTTCATGGAATAATTTGTGTGAGATGTGTTCCAAAACTTCAATATGAACAAGGCACAAAAAATTGATCATTAACACATACAGAGTTGCAAGGATTCATGGTCCTAATCTTCTCGGTTTACCGTACCCTACTCAATTGACACTTGATAGGGAacttattcaaatattcaagatACATAGCAACAGTGAAACAacagggcgctccagaagtatgtgtaccaatgtgtaggtaactaatttttgtacgtctattttacatcaagttataaagagactgaaacctatggacagggggataTCCAATTGGCTcaatgggaataaaattatggcctaaccctaacatggtacacatactatgggagtaccaacAATAGATATAACTAAGAAAGCTAACATTTTaatgatttaaaatgaaaaatacaacaaaaattatATCACCCCAGTAAAGGGATGGTAAACCTCTTTTAATGAGAGTGTcacacaatatatttttatgttagtagGGCTTTAATTAATCGATAAGAATTCGCTGTGGTGTCTTTCCGCAACAATTTTTTACATCCGAATTTATGAAATTCAATTGCACTATTGCAAGTACCGTACCGTAAGTACTTTCTGTCAAACTGGACTCTCGTTGAATTGAATTAGAGTCATTCTTATTACAAATTTGTTTATCATGGAAATGTCAGTATGTTTTATGTGATAATTTGTAACTTGACGGCCACCaaaaaaacataacattttAACCTTGGTACCTGTGGGTGACAGGTTAGCTATCCTTGCATTATAGTCGGTGTTGCCTTAGTTATATATTTATTCGAGGGAGAGGAGAATTAGCAAAATAAGCTGCAAGAATAATAATCAATTAGTAACAGCTGTCAATTATGTGAGATCACTAGAGAGTTAGTACAAATCATTCCGATACAAGGTCATGGTCAATAGAGAAAGTACCAGATTGAAGAataaagtattttaaaaaaGGCTGAATTTTTTATAGGTAAACAttacaatttttctaaaattacaAGATGAAACTTGAGCTAAGCAGTAAAACATCACAATAAACTCAAGACAATCATTTCTCAACAAACACACAAATGATAAATTGCACCcagaataattgaaaaactaCATCTAAAACCAACTATAAGCTCAAAAGCAGACTCGAGTATACCTCTGGTATTTTTCAAGTGATTTCAATACTCTACGACTCCAAAATGCTGCAGCAAGCCAGCACCATGAAGGCTTGTGCATGATACAGATCACCATATAACTACAGTAATCCacattttatttgtgttttctatCCAACTCTTCGCGAACCAGTTCAGCTAGTCTTCGTATCCCTTCGTCAATATTTTCAGGGGATGATAATGAAAACGACGCTCTGCAGTATGACGATTTCACATTTTCTTTTACACTAAAAGCTGATCCTGGAATTAATATAATTTCTTTTTCCATTGCACGCTTTTGAATCAACTCTGTTGTGTCATCGATTCCTAATAATTTGATCCAAAGGAACATTCCACCTTGGGGAACATTCCATTCAGCGAGACCTGTTAGCCATTTATTAGCACTTTCAATCATTACATTTTTCTGCGATTCATAAAACGTTTTGGTTTCCtttaaatgtttttgaaatcCTTCTAACTTCCATTTTTCTAAAAGTTTCCAAACCAACATTTGAATTAACGTACTATTGTGTAAAAGAGTCGCCTGTTGATGCAAAACAAGTCTATCAATAAATGGTTTTGCTCCAGAAATCCAGCCCAATCTCATACCAGATGATAAAACTTTGGACATTGAATCGCTTCTAATAACTCTACCATCAGTATCCAATTGCTGATAACTCGGTGCAACGGTTTCATTGAATTGTAAAAAGTAATAAGGATCATCTTCAACGATGATAAGATCATATTCTCGGgcgattttatatatttccaattttcttcCAGTAGAAGCAGAAGCACCTGTCGGATTTCCGCAATTTGGGATAGTGTATAAAACTTTGGGAATATCAGAATTTGGATTTAAAACATCGGATGGTTTCCAGGCACTAAGAGCTTCGCGTAAGCTACTAGACTTCATTCCAAATTCATCTGTGTCAACAGGCAATAAATTAATTGGTAATGGTTGCAAAAATGCAAGCGAACCAGGATAATTAGGATCATCTAATAGCATGTTATCACCAGGAGAAAGAAGCATTTCAAAAACTTTTGTAAGGCCATCTTGACTTCCGACTGTTACACACAGGTCTAGTTCGTTTTCATTTGAGTCATTCATTAATGGAGgttgatgaaaatgtttttgaattcgTTTCAACCAATCTTTTAATTCGGGAATTCCGTCAGATTGTGAATACTGAAGAGCTCTATCCATTTCTTTTCCTTCTATCCTTATATTAGTTCCATTACTTATCTCCACATACAGTTTTCGGAAAGGAAATGTGCAAGGATTGGGAGATCCTCCACCCAATGATATAGTCGACGGTGGACTACGCAGCATCAAAGCAGTTGCCATTCTAATGGGGCTTGGTTTCCTGGCTTTACTAACTGCAGACAAAAATCTTTCAAACTTCATTTTGGTCTATTTTGGTCTTGCTGTCtttatctgtttttatttttataaatttaattttttttaataaaattaaaaaaaaaggaataaaaatattagtttcACAGTCACACAGTTCAGCAGTTGGGGATTCGGAGACCAAATACTGTACCTTGGATACCGGTAGCTAGATGGACTTCATTACCTTCCCTTGCATTACCGGTAAACCTTTATGCAAGTActgcagtacggcacactatacaaatcgggtTACATTGTCctgtttcagagaaacccattttacagatgatcagacacccctccttcGGGAgtcgtctggacattgttgtccctcaatatcggtaatactacagtataatgaagttgcgcaaaatactacaaaaaaacgcaatctagtaacgtcatcattgaattccttgggaaaaaataatccgatttaccggaggaaaaaaaattttaccgtagcattcgagagttttcagcaaaaaacggcaattttggtcatgtgacggcgcgattaatttagattattattgagacaagcatggcgtgATATAAAGCATCTGACGTGgtcccagacgcccctcgtttgtgagacacatggagtgtttgttttattgagccaaatggagggaaattcttggaatttggatagtgcgCTGTACTGTACTGGTAGACTATGCATAGCATGCAATGAAAAATTAGCTGAAAATCTCTGCAGAAATTTGCTCGAATTCcgtgaattttgaaaatgcaaCAGACTACAATAAATGATCTGCATACCAACTTAACAATAGATAGTGCTTTAGCCCCAGAAAAGCTGTTCTATATTGCAGTAGTCACATCATCACCATTCAGCCATTGCAAAAAAATGTATTCGATGCCGTCTGGCAGTGAAGTATACCTATTTGTCGCTTACAAACTGTTTTACTCGTTCCATAACACTCATTTTTCTGAACTAATATTTGATTACGGTACTGCAACGATAACAGATATTCTcagaaaacaaaatcaacattgattcatttgatttatttctaatttcggAAATACAACCGAAAACCGAGGAATAGCAtgcaaaacaagagagctatgctcaaatatatggacacgtagagtcacataattttgatgacgtcatagcgaaaaaaaaagtaatagccttctggagaaaatttttatctttaaccactaaaaatttcaaagcaattggtccagtattcgaagagaaaagcgacttttaaaaacgtgtcaagcggtactgagttagcagtcaggcagcatcttacctgtacactgtaggccatatacggtaattgatcacagaacagttgttcccttgcaaattttatgttgtttacactttaggacagataattgatcacagaacaattcttccctttcaaattttatgttgtttccagtagactctcatcaaaataaacaaatatagtaggctacaagtgctacaacgcttgcattactgcactggtaggaccgtgaaagaataagttacggtaatttcattgtggtaagacaccggtaccggcaccagtaccgtacttacgtactgagctaccagtaccggttagcagtcagccagcatcttacctgtacactgtaggccatatacggtaattgatcacagaacagttgttcccttgcaaattttatgttgtttacactttaggacagataattgatcacagaacaattcttccctttcaaattttatgttgtttccagtagactctcatcaaaataaacaaatatagtaggctacaagtgctacaacgcttgcattactgcactggtaggaccgtgaaagaataagttacggtaatttcattgtggtaagacaccggcaccagtaccagtatcgtacttacgtactgagctaccggTACCGAAcatgtaggtctgatattccgttccgcatacgataggctataaaacttgcattgcagcattagtaataccgcggaaggaataagtcaatttcactgcgttacggtacctgtatggcaacttaccagtaccgacctacagtagctgtagtactgagcaagacaatcgatcgcgaaaccgcttgaaataagtgtaaaacagtgttcccatgagtaaaaataaataccgcgaaattttgtatgaaatatcatatctcataggattcatataaaatttaagaataaacaaaagtaatagccttctagcgaaaaaattaatctttaaccactaaaaatttcaaagcaattggtccagtattcgaagagaaaagcgactttttaaaaacgtgtcaaagaacaagaacaagaacaacaacaagaacaacaacaacataatattgaaacgatcgttatgtccactacgtgtccaaaaacaaacGCACCTATCTGCTGATCCGAGCGAATGAGTCAGTCACCTTTGACCTCTTGATGATTCGTGAATGTTacgaaaataaataagaaaGTCGATGCTTGGGATACATCTTTGCTGTGCATCATTTATCGATCTCAccaaagataaaaacaaattgcCAGTAACGGTAACGTACAACTATAATATGGCACGCACAATATTTTAATTGCAGGCACTGCGATAGCACACATTTTAAATGTTACTTCCCTTATttgtagggttaccatatttttgtgacttcaaatcgagagagagagtttatttaattttgtcaaaccaaggaaacaattcatgcacacatgaacaaatatcaaaaaaatagttttcggtatatgactggggggcaacgatacgacctttgggggtcatcagagtcagttacCACCCAATTATATTAAATGAGCATAAAAATAACAGGTTCGTGTCAATATATCAATGTCTCTCACGATTTATACtatgtacaatatttacatgaatttaatattttcaattatggaagcattcttttaaataatgggattttgcacaaattgaaattatattgcaaaatataatatGATCGAAACGAAAAAAAGTGGGAAAGCAGGTCAGACAAGCTACCCATTATTTGGGTAActtgttttattgaatgaatATAAGTTAAACATATCAAGTGGGATTTTGAACAAGCAAATATGGGTAGAGTTCTATTCTACTATACACACACTAGTGCAATGTAATCAGAAGCGAAgaatcgggacgcctcgaaagacaacgaccccttagctgtgattttataacttcacattttccgattttactacataggcctacattcctacatttaaagctgtctcggctgcCTTTATTGACCCTATTgctatcgaaatttcatgcgcatattccctgtccaaatatcgggttcagttcgaaaaataggaaggaattgacgttaacgatatcggtacaaataattcaaatttagactaattagtattggttttacatgcgatacgtctgccaatctgtcaatgggaatcagcgggaaacgaacgcattcaccttcagtaaataggctagcgctgcgctacacagaaacaacagtaacaaggtcatgtttgtgtattatgctggaaaagcgggacttttggctgacttatcggaacggcgggacaaaacgctgaaaagcgggactgtccggcctaaagcgggacgtatggtaagcctacttaTTTGTCTTGCTGTACAGTAGAGGGGGGAGCGTATTGGAAGCAGATCTGGGTTAAGTGCGTTTCGTTGACGAAAAGCGGAACGGAAGCGGTTTAGGAAAAGAACAAAAGGCCTTTAATAAAAGGGGTAGATCTGTAAAAATTCGTGTCTAGGTAGAAAGAGTATGCTTGACGATCGCTTTATTACTATGTATTTGttcgtaatttttttaattatttattccatttaatTTGATAGAGAGTTTTGACCACTATAGATAATTTCAGAAGAATGAGCAACAATTCTAATCTAAATATTACACAGCGTCTCCACGATCGGGTTCATGGTTCGGTTCCCTGGATACCCTATCAACTCGTTTGGCTCGATTGATGCATAATGTTTAGCGGTTGAatgttttacaaatattttgttttcgaatCAAAATgtttcgattcgaatattttcgaatctgattctattcAGTACAACGTCATATTATCGTTAATTAAGTTTAAAAGAACTATAGTATAAATTGTGATCAAATAATAATGATGAACTAATGAATTAAGTTAGTAGAATCAAATACATTCAATGGATGCATCAACTAATATATAAGGGCTGAGAAAATTAAAGAAAGGCCCCAAGCCTTAGAAGCCTCGACATTTATTCATTAACaattatttattggacacgtttagtggacacaatgatcgtttcaatattttgttgttgttcttgttatattatttttcgtcatcattataaaatcgctttctctttgaatactagACCCATTGCTTTGAAactttcagtgagtaaagattatatttttcgctaaaagggtattacttttatttatcgttttttgtgtgctatgacgccatcaaaatttGCCACTATGTGGGGCAACGTgacatatatttgagtatagctctcttgtttttaaatTGAAGGGACCTGCccaaaatgtttcaatatttcctgtttcgaataatttacatttaaacggtcaaaaaattaaaagacggtcgaataaatgaatttgcTTAAATTTAGAAAGCTTAAGCTCCTCAAGGTTATTATACATTTTACTATGTTTGAATCTTTTTTAACTGTAATGTTCTATTTATTAGTAATTTGTCCATGTCTCCCCCCACCTTCTCGCTACCAGAAAGGTAGTATAATATGACGTCGGGTTTTCTCGTGTCTTGACGTTTTATTACATATTCCAGTTTCTTTAAGTGTGTCTAAACACAACTTATTATCCAATCTACTTCAGTGATTAGCGTACATTTTTGCATtacctaaaattttaaaacatctGTGACCCCATAATAAATATATCACGTAACAATAAAGgatttttatgacgtcattgtaATAATCACAAATGACCTAGCCTAGGGGCGTCTCGTCGACGTCGTCTAAATCCTGCCCTGCTCATATCTATATCGGTAACTTAGGTTTCATTGATTTAGTGACTTTTTTAATATCCGTTCGAGTTCGgtgttcccaacctttttttgcCTCACGATCCTCTTTGAATATCTTCTAAAATACCGCGACCCCTTCCACgatatttactaaatttatatttaaaaaatgcacTAAATTCATAGCATAGCCACATATATTTATTCGCAGTCAACTGGTAATATTTAATGTGATAGTTTGGCGTGTATGTGTCTGTGTAACCAAGACTGGAAATTTGTGGTTGTTTGTTATAATATAGAGCAagggttcccaatcttttttcttcaagcgacccaaattttttcaaaagtaaattttgtaaaatctcgcgaccCAATGATATATTCGCATACTAAACGGCATGTAGTGCTTTTATGCCCGCAAAATTAAATGGctctaaattaaattaaaccGTCATTTTTACATGGTAATCATATCAGCAGAAATTAATTAATTCAAAGTTGTTAGTGAGTAAGGAGTGGTTCTTTGCCATCAGCGAGTTTTTGAAGTTGTGGCGTAGGTTCACTTAACTTAAGTCAAACACGCATTGTATAAAATTACGATTGAACAATACTATACTACCAAATATACAATATGCAAttaaatttactagaaaatattTCTGTCGAAAAAACAGGCGACGACCCAGCTTTTGGTCGCGActcataggttgggaaacactgttaaAGACAAAGACAAAGCAGGCATCTGTTCATCTTCTACCTTCAATCTGTTTTGGCCTTCCGTTTTGATACGTAAGAGTCGAAAATCCGCTCTCGCACATGTACGTCATAGCGAAGGGAAGCAGTACTCGAAATGCCAGTTTCGATATTTTTGGATATGATTTATTACCATTTCACACCAAAATTGTGATAGGCACTTCTGGTAAATATTGTTACACCCCCTTACACTAAGATCAAGCTAAATTATGTATATGTTGTATATATTAATTAGCTTTAattaactttttattattatttatcctCGCACCATGGCAAAGAAATTTCATACAACTTCGGTTTCTCGTCGATTGCGATAGTTTCCGATTTCAGGTAATTGAGCTTTGCaggaatattattttaaataattggCCTACAAAATCCCCTGACTGCTTGCTTAGGCAGAAAAGCATTATTTGAACAATATTGCGTAAAAATTCCCGCTATTGTGGTTGACATACGATATGCGTTTTCTCATAATTTTCCAATAATTGCAGAAAAGACTGTAACAGAAACC
The genomic region above belongs to Styela clava chromosome 13, kaStyClav1.hap1.2, whole genome shotgun sequence and contains:
- the LOC120332539 gene encoding uncharacterized protein LOC120332539 is translated as MDLTSQDENCDGYESPSSGSGKDLKNVEEIPSSHELLSDGFMNQILPKIRNIKNKIEEVTKNQNVMIESLQKENEKVEEWNAHNEVSTYMTEVKHYHSKLLKIRKEMVKLSEKSAKLKQRSLKLDQIKQKEDLKQKEIKEKQKQEELSLTAKPATLPPEQS
- the LOC120332527 gene encoding kynurenine/alpha-aminoadipate aminotransferase, mitochondrial-like, producing MKFERFLSAVSKARKPSPIRMATALMLRSPPSTISLGGGSPNPCTFPFRKLYVEISNGTNIRIEGKEMDRALQYSQSDGIPELKDWLKRIQKHFHQPPLMNDSNENELDLCVTVGSQDGLTKVFEMLLSPGDNMLLDDPNYPGSLAFLQPLPINLLPVDTDEFGMKSSSLREALSAWKPSDVLNPNSDIPKVLYTIPNCGNPTGASASTGRKLEIYKIAREYDLIIVEDDPYYFLQFNETVAPSYQQLDTDGRVIRSDSMSKVLSSGMRLGWISGAKPFIDRLVLHQQATLLHNSTLIQMLVWKLLEKWKLEGFQKHLKETKTFYESQKNVMIESANKWLTGLAEWNVPQGGMFLWIKLLGIDDTTELIQKRAMEKEIILIPGSAFSVKENVKSSYCRASFSLSSPENIDEGIRRLAELVREELDRKHK